A single window of Providencia alcalifaciens DNA harbors:
- a CDS encoding autotransporter domain-containing protein, whose amino-acid sequence MNKITPAVSLGLFALFNAQITFANSDYIDASKSIIEQRNQRFDELRNQVIPPYPTPQSQAAQWDKDVSQQSMQLTAKRKKNAEKDKKSTPEYIFNIYREYLFNQKGFNYNDFKEIKAYNRLENLFHLATFADDPIQNRPRSMDFILKDYYLRGRPNQVLDDKGEYFPNYVVITGSSYPSGHTWNGFKQAAVFATIFPEKGAQFFNRAIGYGESRVIVGAHFPTDTIASRSANYYLLAHLLKEDKTANALISQAKAVRQALNSQCAINDKKCKPPIGSLPSFNENLGYYAKQSEQPSQLLLVDQVPADAAYLLRSRFAYLNQSQWQQIIAGTAYPTNSLAGWGVKQDQPESHWGLINLPKAYKGPTHLAEDWVVNQRVTQDDVANVGIADTWSNNIEGKGRLIKQGEGTLTLTGTNRFAGLDIQQGRVVLTQENHLTGPININGGELSAKHLLHVPVDVTNGTLALTHGIKNTVTLNQGARFIGSGQVNDLVVNNGAILTLGDNTKDPTRRIMVDNTATFQPGSEFHVSLQATDIQNFDALQSSGTVTINGGKVKVFFAEKSLPFNERIPNEDEIQGRFRSEYRIISAKKIQGKFDSVEPNYLFIGTTLDYGEDSRSPTTKLVTLNVGRSDLAFDTFAKTPNQAAIAHALEDLPLSNTLYERLVLSKTTAGVNSLLHTLSPQIHIDTLASQLNNHRQYHGTLLQQTRSSENLVKERGDNRGNVWVNIPYHWDRTQSDGNASGFTNSNYGVYLGADKHFFNDDFIFGMSSGFTKNSVSGGVGHSHSNNYYLAAYGSLRLAPITLRAGLGHTWHTIKTDRTVNSPIYSDHNTADYKGKTNHLFMEAAYPWKSAFINAEPFANFAFTNAESHGFKEKGEKASLTTGRQSLDATTTTLGLRLDNQWKVGNTSSIDVHGEFGWQHQYDKRVREMAFRFAHRDLVAPPLNYHGVNAPQDGVAIKLGSSLQLTDNFKLSMDYSQFTAKGYLENNLDAKLLVSF is encoded by the coding sequence CAGCAGTCAATGCAATTAACAGCAAAACGCAAAAAGAACGCTGAAAAAGATAAAAAAAGCACGCCAGAATATATTTTTAATATTTACCGAGAATACCTATTTAATCAAAAAGGATTTAATTATAATGATTTTAAAGAAATTAAAGCCTATAACCGTTTAGAAAATTTATTCCATTTAGCTACCTTTGCAGATGACCCAATTCAAAACCGTCCTCGCTCAATGGATTTTATTCTCAAAGACTATTATTTACGTGGTCGCCCAAATCAAGTACTCGATGATAAAGGTGAATATTTTCCAAACTATGTCGTTATTACAGGCTCTTCTTACCCAAGTGGACATACTTGGAATGGATTTAAACAAGCGGCTGTATTTGCCACGATTTTTCCAGAAAAAGGCGCTCAATTTTTTAATCGAGCCATAGGCTATGGCGAAAGCCGCGTAATTGTCGGCGCACATTTCCCAACCGACACCATTGCCTCGCGCTCCGCCAATTATTATCTTCTCGCTCATTTACTCAAAGAGGATAAAACCGCCAATGCACTGATTAGCCAAGCCAAAGCGGTACGCCAAGCGCTCAATAGTCAATGCGCCATCAATGATAAAAAATGCAAACCACCAATAGGCTCGCTCCCCTCTTTTAATGAAAACCTAGGTTATTACGCTAAGCAGAGTGAGCAGCCATCACAGCTACTTCTCGTTGACCAAGTTCCTGCTGACGCCGCATATTTGCTACGCTCTCGCTTTGCCTATCTTAATCAATCTCAGTGGCAGCAAATTATTGCAGGCACCGCTTATCCTACAAACTCTTTAGCGGGCTGGGGCGTTAAGCAGGATCAACCGGAAAGCCATTGGGGGCTGATTAACTTACCCAAAGCCTACAAAGGTCCAACGCATCTTGCTGAAGATTGGGTTGTGAATCAGCGAGTGACGCAAGACGATGTTGCTAACGTCGGCATAGCCGATACTTGGAGCAATAATATTGAGGGTAAAGGGCGCTTAATTAAACAAGGAGAAGGGACTTTAACCTTAACGGGTACTAACCGTTTTGCAGGGCTGGATATACAACAAGGCCGTGTGGTTTTAACCCAAGAAAACCACTTAACAGGCCCCATCAACATCAATGGCGGGGAGCTTAGCGCCAAACATCTCTTGCATGTACCCGTTGACGTCACCAATGGCACATTAGCGCTCACGCACGGCATCAAAAATACAGTGACATTAAACCAAGGAGCTCGATTTATTGGTTCCGGCCAAGTTAATGATTTAGTGGTTAACAACGGCGCTATCTTAACCCTTGGCGATAATACTAAAGACCCAACACGCCGTATAATGGTGGATAATACCGCCACATTCCAACCCGGTAGTGAATTCCATGTGAGTCTTCAAGCAACAGACATACAGAACTTTGATGCCCTACAGTCTAGCGGTACTGTGACAATCAACGGCGGTAAGGTCAAAGTGTTCTTCGCTGAGAAATCACTGCCATTCAATGAACGTATACCAAATGAAGATGAAATTCAGGGGCGATTCCGCTCCGAATATAGAATTATTAGCGCTAAAAAAATCCAAGGGAAATTTGATAGCGTAGAACCAAACTATCTGTTTATCGGCACGACATTAGATTACGGTGAAGACTCTCGCTCACCCACCACGAAACTGGTAACACTCAACGTCGGGCGTAGCGACCTGGCATTCGATACATTTGCAAAAACGCCAAACCAAGCCGCCATTGCTCACGCTCTTGAAGATCTCCCTCTTAGCAACACCCTGTATGAACGCTTAGTGCTCAGCAAAACCACCGCAGGGGTTAACAGCCTTCTTCACACCCTATCCCCACAAATTCATATCGATACCTTAGCGAGCCAGTTGAATAACCATCGCCAATATCACGGCACGCTGCTGCAACAAACACGCTCATCGGAAAATCTCGTCAAAGAGCGTGGAGATAACCGCGGCAATGTGTGGGTCAATATTCCCTACCATTGGGACAGAACCCAAAGCGATGGAAATGCATCCGGCTTTACCAATAGCAATTATGGCGTGTACTTAGGGGCGGATAAGCATTTCTTTAATGATGACTTTATCTTTGGAATGAGCTCCGGTTTTACCAAAAATTCCGTCTCAGGCGGTGTCGGTCATAGCCATAGCAACAACTATTATTTAGCCGCTTACGGCTCATTACGATTAGCGCCAATCACCCTTCGCGCAGGGCTTGGGCATACATGGCACACCATCAAAACGGATAGAACCGTCAATTCACCCATTTATTCCGATCACAATACCGCTGATTATAAAGGCAAAACTAACCACTTATTTATGGAAGCTGCTTACCCGTGGAAATCGGCATTTATCAACGCCGAGCCATTTGCCAACTTTGCCTTTACTAATGCAGAAAGCCATGGATTTAAAGAAAAAGGGGAAAAAGCCTCGCTCACTACAGGTCGCCAATCCCTCGATGCCACAACCACAACGCTGGGATTACGTTTAGATAACCAATGGAAAGTGGGCAATACATCCTCAATCGATGTACATGGGGAATTCGGCTGGCAACATCAATATGACAAGCGGGTACGTGAAATGGCATTTCGATTCGCCCACCGCGACCTGGTTGCACCACCGCTTAACTATCACGGCGTTAATGCACCGCAAGACGGAGTGGCTATCAAACTGGGTTCCAGCCTTCAGCTAACAGATAATTTCAAACTGTCCATGGATTACAGCCAATTTACTGCCAAGGGGTATTTAGAAAATAATCTTGATGCCAAATTGTTAGTGTCGTTTTAA
- the asd gene encoding aspartate-semialdehyde dehydrogenase yields the protein MKNVGFIGWRGMVGSVLMQRMVEEGDFNVIHPVFFTTSQHGAEAPVFGGHRSTLQDAFDIDALSALDIIISCQGGDYTNEVYPKLREAGWKGYWIDAASALRMKDDAIIILDPVNQQHIQDGLNKGIKTFVGGNCTVSLMLMSLGGLFANNLVEWASVATYQAASGAGARNMRELLSQMGSLHAQVAKELQNPASAILEIEKKVTDFTRSGSMPTDAFGVPLAGSLIPWIDKALDNGQSREEWKGQAETNKILATGSNIIPVDGLCVRVGALRCHSQAFTLKLKKDVPLNEVEQLLASHNEWVKVVPNDREITMRELTPAAVTGTLSTPVGRLRKLNMGPEYLSAFTVGDQLLWGAAEPLRRMLRILL from the coding sequence ATGAAAAATGTAGGGTTTATTGGCTGGCGTGGAATGGTCGGCTCCGTATTGATGCAAAGAATGGTAGAAGAAGGGGATTTTAACGTTATTCATCCGGTTTTTTTTACCACCTCCCAACACGGAGCTGAGGCACCAGTTTTTGGCGGTCATCGCAGCACGTTGCAAGACGCATTTGATATCGATGCACTGAGCGCACTGGATATTATTATTAGCTGCCAAGGCGGCGATTATACCAATGAAGTGTATCCAAAATTACGTGAAGCGGGCTGGAAAGGCTACTGGATTGATGCCGCGTCTGCACTGCGTATGAAAGACGATGCGATTATTATTTTAGACCCAGTTAACCAGCAGCATATCCAAGACGGCTTAAATAAAGGCATTAAGACCTTCGTCGGCGGTAACTGTACGGTGAGTTTAATGCTGATGTCGTTGGGCGGTCTGTTTGCGAATAACTTGGTTGAGTGGGCTTCAGTAGCAACTTATCAAGCGGCATCCGGTGCGGGTGCACGTAATATGCGTGAGCTTTTGTCGCAAATGGGTTCTTTACACGCGCAAGTGGCGAAAGAGCTGCAAAACCCAGCGTCGGCTATCTTAGAAATTGAGAAAAAAGTCACAGACTTTACGCGCAGTGGCTCCATGCCAACGGATGCGTTCGGCGTTCCGCTAGCGGGCAGTTTGATTCCGTGGATTGATAAAGCGCTAGATAACGGTCAAAGCCGTGAAGAGTGGAAAGGGCAGGCGGAAACCAACAAAATTTTGGCAACGGGTAGCAATATTATTCCGGTTGATGGTTTATGTGTCCGTGTGGGGGCATTACGCTGCCATAGCCAAGCGTTCACCCTGAAACTGAAAAAAGATGTGCCACTGAATGAAGTGGAGCAACTGCTGGCTTCCCATAATGAATGGGTGAAAGTGGTGCCGAATGACCGTGAAATCACCATGCGTGAACTGACTCCTGCGGCAGTGACGGGCACACTAAGCACGCCAGTGGGGCGTCTGCGTAAGTTGAATATGGGCCCTGAGTATCTTTCAGCCTTCACCGTGGGTGACCAATTACTGTGGGGGGCTGCGGAGCCTCTGCGCCGTATGTTGAGAATTCTGCTGTAG
- a CDS encoding MdtL family multidrug efflux MFS transporter: MTKYVLFSFWIVLIYPLGVDLHLTGIPYIAADLNANESQLHVAFSIYLAGMASTMLIAGWCADHIGRKPVVLVGTMVFAIASVIAGNATSIDTFLVARFFQGIGAGFCYVVTFAILRDVLSPQRRTKVLAAMNGITCIAPVLAPVIGFAILLIHHWSVMFYFMAGYAVISMLFCLISIKETKPSSTPSTEQSTNQPAAEEKLFSTFFVTRLIISCFGMGVILTYVNVAPIILMENLGFTTGQYSTAMTLLAMVSMGTSFFMPKLISTFNSRTLLNTALSLFLVNGVLLSIYLLALPHLALLYIVFAFCGVGFSMQFGIIMSQALSPFAKKAGIASSVLAISQLSCASAYIWVMGVMGVPSISMLLIILLAAGMIGMVLLRVPTTQVNQQVATCE, encoded by the coding sequence ATGACTAAATATGTCCTCTTCAGTTTCTGGATTGTCCTTATCTATCCTTTGGGTGTTGATCTCCATTTAACCGGTATTCCTTATATTGCCGCTGATTTAAATGCCAATGAAAGCCAGCTCCATGTGGCGTTTTCCATCTATTTAGCCGGTATGGCATCCACCATGTTAATTGCCGGATGGTGTGCAGATCATATTGGTCGAAAACCTGTTGTTCTCGTTGGTACAATGGTATTTGCCATCGCCTCTGTTATCGCCGGAAATGCCACATCTATTGATACCTTTTTAGTGGCACGATTTTTTCAAGGGATTGGTGCAGGCTTCTGTTATGTCGTGACTTTCGCGATTTTACGTGATGTTCTTAGTCCACAAAGACGAACTAAAGTGCTCGCCGCAATGAATGGTATAACCTGTATTGCGCCAGTGCTCGCGCCTGTCATTGGATTTGCTATTTTGCTGATCCACCACTGGTCTGTGATGTTCTACTTTATGGCCGGTTATGCAGTTATCAGTATGCTATTTTGCCTAATCTCAATTAAAGAGACTAAGCCTTCTTCTACTCCATCAACAGAGCAATCAACCAACCAACCTGCGGCAGAAGAAAAGTTATTTAGCACCTTCTTTGTCACGCGCTTGATTATTTCCTGCTTTGGCATGGGCGTGATCCTGACTTACGTGAACGTCGCCCCAATTATCTTGATGGAAAACCTTGGATTCACAACGGGCCAATACTCTACCGCCATGACCTTGCTGGCGATGGTGAGTATGGGAACCTCATTCTTTATGCCAAAACTGATTTCGACATTTAATAGCCGAACCTTACTGAATACCGCATTAAGCCTATTTTTGGTCAATGGCGTCCTGCTTTCCATCTATCTGCTTGCACTCCCACATTTGGCGCTGCTGTACATCGTCTTCGCCTTCTGTGGTGTTGGTTTCTCCATGCAGTTCGGCATCATCATGAGCCAAGCGTTATCGCCATTTGCAAAAAAAGCGGGTATTGCCAGTTCTGTTTTAGCCATCTCACAATTAAGCTGTGCCTCCGCGTATATTTGGGTGATGGGTGTGATGGGCGTTCCATCAATCAGTATGTTGTTAATTATCTTGCTTGCGGCGGGAATGATTGGCATGGTGTTGCTAAGAGTGCCCACCACGCAAGTCAACCAACAGGTCGCTACATGTGAATAA
- the yidZ gene encoding HTH-type transcriptional regulator YidZ translates to MNKQLHRLDLNLLVILQYLVEERSVSLAAQRLAITPSSVSKSLSKLRQWFDDPLFIRSPQGLLPTPLMLRIEKSLPEFLNLSHYIAEIRDTEKPRGMTFRLMMEAPLNLIMLHDLSLNILNQYPESEVIVRDWDYNSLAALIAGDADIGLVGRESFHSSKESINHLPDILNFEVLFTDKPLAFIRSDHPILQEEWTLANYLKYPHISTEFGNRIPWALDDLLETMGLHRQIHLSFSTFEQSLLMASRPDHNLITSSPGYCQHYVNDFNLDLVCLPLPVDDILYQQLEIPFLMLWHKRNSYNSKTLWLREQIKNSTLEFVKP, encoded by the coding sequence GTGAATAAGCAACTGCATCGATTAGACTTAAATTTACTGGTTATTCTGCAATATCTGGTGGAAGAACGCAGTGTTAGCCTCGCAGCTCAACGCCTTGCAATCACCCCATCATCAGTCAGTAAGTCGTTGTCTAAACTACGCCAATGGTTCGATGACCCTCTATTTATCCGCAGCCCGCAAGGGCTGCTTCCTACCCCACTCATGCTACGCATTGAAAAATCACTGCCTGAGTTTTTAAATCTCTCACACTATATCGCTGAAATTCGTGATACCGAAAAACCACGAGGCATGACTTTCCGCTTAATGATGGAAGCACCGTTAAACTTAATCATGCTTCACGATTTATCCCTGAATATCCTCAATCAATACCCAGAATCGGAGGTCATTGTACGGGATTGGGATTATAACTCGTTGGCAGCACTGATTGCGGGAGATGCCGATATCGGGTTAGTCGGTCGTGAAAGTTTTCATTCGTCCAAAGAGTCGATTAACCACCTGCCAGATATTCTTAATTTCGAAGTATTATTCACCGATAAACCTCTGGCATTTATCCGCAGTGACCACCCCATTTTGCAAGAAGAATGGACGCTGGCAAATTACCTAAAATATCCGCATATCAGCACCGAATTTGGTAACCGTATCCCGTGGGCGCTCGATGATTTACTGGAAACCATGGGATTACATCGCCAAATCCATTTATCCTTTTCGACCTTTGAACAATCCCTCTTAATGGCTTCTCGCCCGGATCATAACCTTATTACTAGCTCCCCCGGCTATTGCCAGCACTATGTTAATGATTTCAATCTTGATTTAGTCTGCCTTCCTCTGCCTGTTGATGACATTCTCTACCAGCAGCTCGAAATTCCTTTTTTGATGCTGTGGCACAAACGTAATTCCTATAACTCAAAAACCTTATGGTTAAGGGAGCAGATCAAAAATAGTACGCTTGAATTTGTGAAACCCTGA
- the ykgO gene encoding type B 50S ribosomal protein L36 produces the protein MKVLSSLKTAKQRHPDCQVVRRRGRIYVICKTNPRFKAVQG, from the coding sequence GTGAAAGTCCTCAGTTCATTAAAAACCGCTAAGCAGCGCCATCCTGATTGCCAAGTTGTGCGCCGTCGTGGCCGTATCTACGTGATTTGTAAAACCAATCCTCGTTTCAAAGCCGTTCAAGGTTAG
- the nagK gene encoding N-acetylglucosamine kinase has product MYYGFDMGGTKIELAVFDQALNQVWQKRVPTPKDDYLALLNAFRDLTTEADAQFNCQGKIGIGVPGIVNHSEGVVFTTNVPSAQYKPFIHDLTKLLNRPVKVENDANCFALSEAWDPEFKRYPSVLGLILGTGVGGGFVINGKVLSGKNGIAGEIGHMNMSVRAAKYLGETVPEIVCGCGQTACFETYLSGPGFERIYAAFTGEKRAAIEIIERYHNGDIAAKQHVERYMMVLAMFMGQVITVFDPDLVVIGGGLSQFDEIYRQLPEIVPQYLYGIAKMPAIEKARYGASGGARGAAFLNLVD; this is encoded by the coding sequence ATGTATTATGGCTTTGACATGGGCGGCACCAAAATTGAGCTAGCAGTCTTCGACCAGGCGCTCAATCAAGTGTGGCAAAAACGTGTTCCAACCCCCAAAGATGACTATCTCGCATTGCTCAATGCTTTTCGTGATTTAACAACTGAAGCGGATGCGCAATTTAACTGCCAAGGTAAAATTGGTATTGGTGTTCCGGGGATCGTCAATCACTCAGAAGGCGTGGTATTTACGACCAATGTCCCAAGCGCACAATACAAACCTTTCATTCATGACCTAACCAAGCTGTTAAATCGCCCTGTTAAAGTTGAAAATGATGCCAACTGCTTTGCGTTATCAGAAGCGTGGGATCCTGAATTCAAGCGTTACCCTAGCGTTCTAGGTTTGATTCTTGGCACTGGCGTTGGCGGCGGTTTCGTCATCAACGGTAAGGTTTTATCGGGAAAAAATGGCATTGCAGGGGAAATCGGGCACATGAATATGAGTGTTCGTGCCGCGAAATACCTCGGAGAAACCGTACCTGAAATTGTCTGTGGTTGTGGTCAAACGGCCTGTTTTGAAACCTACCTTTCAGGCCCCGGCTTCGAACGCATTTATGCCGCGTTTACTGGTGAGAAACGTGCTGCTATCGAGATTATTGAACGTTATCACAACGGTGATATCGCCGCTAAACAGCACGTTGAACGCTATATGATGGTGCTGGCGATGTTTATGGGGCAAGTTATCACCGTCTTTGACCCTGACTTAGTAGTGATTGGTGGCGGCCTGTCGCAATTTGATGAAATTTATCGCCAATTACCGGAAATAGTCCCTCAATATCTTTATGGTATTGCGAAAATGCCTGCTATTGAAAAAGCCCGTTATGGTGCTTCTGGCGGCGCTCGCGGCGCTGCATTTTTGAATCTCGTCGACTAA
- a CDS encoding OB-fold-containig protein yields the protein MNLFLENCLAFPTIIFSGLLIIVLFYWLCAAFGLLDIDLFNIDTELDADGIDLTGFAGWLTKLGLAGIPVTIILTLFTLFGWLISYFAVHLFLRFIDMTLLRYAVGVTSLVITAFISLHLTAICLKPIRSRLVNLNKPKTVHQLMGKLATVRSGAVTEQNGEATLEDGGAGLILQVRAPSSENIKRGDRVVIISYDPQSHSYQVVTENEFRQ from the coding sequence ATGAATTTGTTTTTAGAAAATTGCTTGGCTTTCCCGACCATTATCTTTAGCGGTTTACTGATTATTGTCCTTTTTTACTGGCTATGTGCCGCTTTTGGACTGTTAGATATCGATTTATTTAATATCGATACTGAATTAGATGCTGACGGCATCGATCTCACTGGCTTTGCTGGCTGGCTGACAAAACTCGGTTTAGCCGGAATTCCCGTCACCATTATCTTGACGCTATTTACTCTCTTCGGCTGGCTGATTAGCTACTTTGCTGTGCATTTATTCCTACGTTTTATTGATATGACCTTGCTGCGTTACGCCGTCGGTGTCACATCGCTGGTGATCACCGCCTTTATCTCCCTACACTTAACCGCCATTTGCCTAAAACCAATCCGTAGCCGATTGGTTAACTTGAATAAACCCAAAACGGTTCATCAGCTAATGGGAAAATTGGCCACTGTGCGCTCTGGAGCAGTCACAGAACAAAATGGGGAAGCCACCTTAGAAGATGGCGGTGCCGGGCTAATTTTGCAGGTTAGAGCGCCTAGCTCTGAAAATATTAAACGCGGGGATCGCGTCGTTATCATCAGTTATGACCCACAATCCCACAGTTACCAAGTTGTCACCGAAAACGAATTCAGGCAGTAA
- a CDS encoding flotillin family protein, whose product MDLAEYMPFLTVVGGVIIIILGFFGLFKAFYIKVPQGTALIVNDMSAQPKVHFTGALVYPVIYKKEFMRISLLTLEVDRRGKDGLICQDNLRADITVAFYLRVNETTEDVLKVAKAIGVERASDHQAVSALFSAKFSEALKTVGKQLELAKLFEDRQSFRDRIVNVIGKDLNGYALEDVAIDYLEQTPKSALDPNNIFDSEGIRKITEITAIHNIETNQKERDQELAIKKKNVETREASLALERQQADAEARQKREIDNIRAREQAETLRVQEEERLKSEQARIQTQQEIEIREENRMREVEVAQQNRTRAVAIEEERVSRARELEIVAREREVELQRIEKEKALEEERKNISNVIRERVAVEKTVAQEEERIKEVREISEAERMKQVTVINAQAEAEEALVRQVKRAEADEASAKHRAEEISTMAQAELEASAKQAEAKKRLAEGIEAEHAALGLAEARVRQATAEAEEKEGLVQANITAEKLLAEARGLKEKGLTEAQVMEAKAHAEREQGLAEAKILEEKLAAQARGEEQQANAKEKLGLADAKILEEKLAAQARGEGQLGAAQAEVIRQRLKAEADGLTDKFQSMDHLSDTARAHEEFRMQLEKTFEQSMASIEANKEIAREQADVLAAALSKTNIEIVGGDGDFFNTFSKALSLGKAVDGFMDKSSFAKDNLEKLVNRVTEEKKIDIASLLQNPEVKDLINGFMAAKGAPQTAKNIVSKPVPYDDNQS is encoded by the coding sequence ATGGATTTGGCTGAATACATGCCTTTTTTAACGGTTGTTGGGGGAGTGATCATCATCATTCTTGGGTTCTTTGGTTTATTTAAAGCCTTCTATATCAAAGTCCCCCAAGGTACCGCTCTGATTGTTAATGATATGTCAGCACAACCAAAAGTGCATTTTACGGGCGCGTTAGTCTATCCCGTTATCTACAAAAAAGAGTTTATGCGCATTTCGCTGCTGACTCTGGAAGTGGATCGCCGTGGTAAAGATGGCTTAATTTGCCAAGATAACTTACGTGCTGATATCACCGTTGCCTTCTATCTACGCGTGAATGAAACCACCGAAGACGTATTAAAAGTGGCTAAAGCTATCGGTGTTGAGCGCGCATCTGACCATCAAGCCGTCAGTGCTCTATTCAGTGCTAAATTCTCAGAAGCCCTAAAAACTGTTGGTAAGCAATTAGAATTAGCCAAGCTGTTTGAAGACCGCCAAAGCTTCCGTGACCGTATTGTCAATGTGATTGGTAAAGACCTTAACGGTTATGCACTAGAAGACGTGGCAATCGACTATTTAGAACAAACGCCGAAATCTGCCCTCGACCCGAATAATATTTTCGACTCCGAAGGTATTCGCAAAATCACCGAAATTACCGCTATCCACAATATTGAAACTAACCAAAAAGAACGCGACCAAGAGTTAGCTATCAAAAAGAAAAACGTGGAAACTCGCGAAGCGAGCTTAGCATTAGAGCGCCAACAAGCCGATGCGGAAGCCCGTCAAAAACGCGAAATTGATAATATTCGTGCACGAGAACAAGCCGAAACGCTGCGTGTTCAAGAAGAAGAGCGCCTCAAGTCAGAACAAGCGCGTATTCAAACTCAGCAAGAAATTGAAATCCGTGAAGAAAACCGTATGCGTGAAGTGGAAGTGGCTCAACAGAACCGCACCCGTGCCGTGGCTATCGAGGAAGAGCGTGTTAGCCGTGCTCGCGAGCTAGAAATTGTCGCCCGTGAGCGTGAAGTTGAACTACAACGCATCGAGAAAGAAAAAGCGTTAGAAGAAGAACGTAAGAATATCTCAAACGTGATCCGCGAGCGCGTCGCCGTTGAAAAAACCGTCGCTCAGGAAGAAGAGCGTATTAAAGAAGTCCGCGAAATTTCCGAAGCTGAGCGTATGAAGCAAGTCACCGTCATCAACGCTCAAGCTGAAGCTGAAGAAGCTTTAGTTCGCCAAGTGAAGCGCGCCGAAGCCGATGAAGCTAGCGCCAAGCACCGAGCAGAAGAAATCAGCACCATGGCACAAGCAGAATTAGAAGCTTCCGCCAAACAAGCGGAAGCCAAAAAACGCCTAGCCGAAGGTATTGAGGCTGAACATGCTGCATTAGGGTTAGCCGAAGCACGCGTTCGTCAAGCCACTGCCGAAGCAGAAGAGAAAGAAGGCCTGGTTCAAGCCAATATCACCGCAGAAAAACTGTTAGCCGAAGCCCGAGGCCTGAAAGAGAAAGGCTTAACCGAAGCCCAAGTCATGGAAGCAAAAGCCCACGCAGAACGCGAACAAGGCCTCGCTGAAGCGAAAATTCTCGAAGAGAAATTGGCTGCTCAGGCTCGCGGTGAAGAGCAACAAGCGAATGCAAAAGAGAAACTGGGCTTGGCAGATGCCAAAATTCTGGAAGAAAAACTGGCCGCTCAAGCGCGTGGTGAAGGCCAATTAGGGGCAGCGCAAGCAGAAGTGATTCGCCAACGTCTGAAAGCAGAAGCTGACGGTCTAACTGATAAGTTCCAATCTATGGATCATCTCAGTGACACGGCCCGTGCACACGAAGAATTCCGTATGCAACTTGAGAAAACGTTCGAGCAATCCATGGCATCCATTGAAGCGAATAAAGAAATTGCTCGCGAACAAGCGGATGTACTGGCTGCTGCACTGAGCAAAACCAACATCGAAATTGTGGGCGGTGATGGCGACTTCTTTAATACCTTCTCCAAAGCACTGAGCTTAGGTAAAGCCGTTGATGGGTTTATGGATAAAAGCAGTTTTGCCAAAGATAACCTTGAAAAGTTAGTCAATCGAGTCACAGAAGAGAAGAAAATTGATATCGCATCCTTACTGCAAAACCCTGAAGTCAAAGATTTAATCAATGGCTTTATGGCTGCAAAAGGCGCGCCACAAACAGCGAAAAACATCGTGAGCAAACCCGTGCCTTACGATGATAACCAAAGCTAA